A genomic window from Shewanella vesiculosa includes:
- the nhaA gene encoding Na+/H+ antiporter NhaA produces the protein MERAIKNFLSQESAGGILLMIAVALAMILANSPLAGIYQDFLATEVQFRVGDLDIDKPLLLWINDGLMALFFLLIGLEVKRELLEGALSSVAKASLPSFAAIGGMVFPALFYLAFNYSNPETQVGWAIPAATDIAFALGIMALLGSRVPVALKVFLLALAIIDDLGVIVIIALFYSTDLSMLSLVIAAISIVLMVALNRKGVSSILPYGLLGFILWVAVLKSGVHATLAGVIIAFCIPLRAKDGSSPSEHLEHKLHPWSTFMILPVFAFANAGLSLTNMSLDTFAEPITLGIIMGLLLGKPIGVLLFSYLAVKLKLAELPPGIGWRHIIPVAVMCGIGFTMSVFIASLAFENSPAAFGDYARLGILTGSLFAAVIGYFWLAKVLPKNGGKS, from the coding sequence ATGGAACGTGCAATTAAAAACTTTTTAAGCCAAGAGTCTGCCGGTGGGATTTTATTGATGATCGCCGTGGCTTTGGCGATGATTCTTGCCAATTCACCATTAGCTGGGATATATCAAGATTTCTTAGCCACTGAAGTCCAGTTTCGGGTAGGTGATCTTGATATCGATAAGCCACTTTTATTGTGGATTAATGATGGTTTGATGGCATTGTTCTTTTTATTAATCGGCTTAGAAGTGAAGCGTGAATTACTGGAAGGAGCATTGTCTAGTGTCGCAAAAGCATCCTTACCCAGCTTTGCTGCTATCGGTGGCATGGTTTTTCCTGCGTTATTTTACTTAGCATTTAACTACTCTAACCCTGAAACTCAGGTTGGCTGGGCCATCCCTGCGGCAACTGACATTGCCTTTGCGCTAGGTATTATGGCACTACTGGGTAGTCGTGTTCCGGTGGCCTTAAAGGTATTTTTGCTGGCGTTAGCGATTATTGATGATCTTGGCGTGATTGTGATTATTGCGCTGTTCTACAGTACCGATTTATCAATGCTTAGTTTAGTGATTGCGGCGATATCAATCGTGCTAATGGTCGCGTTGAATAGAAAAGGGGTCAGTTCGATTCTACCTTATGGATTACTGGGCTTTATTTTGTGGGTTGCGGTATTGAAATCTGGCGTGCATGCGACTTTGGCCGGTGTGATTATCGCATTTTGTATCCCTTTACGTGCTAAAGATGGCTCTTCACCGTCGGAGCATTTGGAGCACAAGTTACACCCATGGAGCACCTTTATGATTCTGCCGGTGTTTGCTTTTGCTAATGCTGGTTTATCATTAACCAATATGTCATTGGATACATTTGCTGAACCTATCACCCTAGGTATCATCATGGGTCTGTTGTTAGGTAAGCCTATTGGAGTGCTGCTATTTAGTTATTTAGCAGTAAAACTTAAATTAGCTGAGTTACCACCGGGCATTGGCTGGAGGCATATCATCCCTGTTGCGGTTATGTGTGGTATTGGATTTACCATGTCGGTGTTTATTGCTTCACTAGCATTTGAGAATTCACCGGCTGCGTTTGGTGATTATGCAAGGCTCGGTATTTTAACTGGATCGTTATTTGCGGCTGTGATTGGTTATTTTTGGTTGGCCAAGGTACTGCCTAAAAATGGAGGGAAATCATGA